From a single Streptomyces liliifuscus genomic region:
- a CDS encoding inorganic diphosphatase: MEFDVTIEIPKGSRNKYEVDHETGRIRLDRRLFTSTSYPADYGFVENTLGEDGDPLDALVILDEPTFPGCLIQCRTIGMFRMTDEAGGDDKLLCVPAHDPRVEHLRDIHHVSEFDRLEIQHFFEVYKDLEPGKSVEGANWVGRTDAEAEIERSYKRFKETGGH, encoded by the coding sequence GTGGAGTTCGACGTCACGATCGAGATTCCGAAGGGTTCACGGAACAAGTACGAGGTGGACCACGAGACCGGTCGGATCCGTCTGGACCGTCGCCTCTTCACCTCGACCAGTTACCCGGCCGACTACGGCTTCGTCGAGAACACCCTCGGCGAGGACGGCGACCCGCTGGACGCGCTGGTCATCCTGGACGAGCCGACCTTCCCCGGCTGTCTCATCCAGTGCCGCACGATCGGCATGTTCCGTATGACGGACGAGGCCGGCGGCGACGACAAGCTGCTGTGCGTGCCCGCGCACGACCCTCGCGTGGAGCACCTGCGGGACATCCACCACGTGTCGGAGTTCGACCGTCTGGAGATCCAGCACTTCTTCGAGGTCTACAAGGACCTGGAGCCGGGCAAGTCCGTCGAGGGCGCCAACTGGGTGGGTCGTACGGACGCCGAGGCCGAGATCGAGCGGTCCTACAAGCGGTTCAAGGAGACGGGCGGTCACTGA
- the dacB gene encoding D-alanyl-D-alanine carboxypeptidase/D-alanyl-D-alanine endopeptidase, with protein sequence MVVPELKAWRAARPHVVRVARSVRPQLVRAVGTVKPPLVRAAGAVKPLVTQPSTVQFTAGAATLGLVVAATVVTAAGPWDSTGQRTAERDWAASQGRAGGADHGHVSGTSGKAPAPAPSAASVLTGLGGSVGAGPSPTEKALADVLGPLLDNAALGSERAAAVVDLATGKRLYGKGAGDALTPASTTKIATAVAALTAAGADHRIETRTVLEPDTEEVVLVGGGDPTLTARKDAEGNASLRTLADETARALKDRKARRGAEVTLSYDTSLYEGPDVHPIGLDNTNVARVTALMADEGRLDDTSSGTAKRSEDPAADAAKKFADLLKDRGIKTTVPGPSKATDRAKALATVKSPPLSALVERMLTNSDNDIAEALARQTAVAADEPASFKGGGTAIRKQLKKLGLPLKGAEFADGSGLDRADKLTADLLTALLAKAADPAHPELRAALTGLPVAGFTGTLSTRYAGQPGTGLVRAKTGTLTGVHTLAGTVVDTDGHLLAFAFLTASDPPTEPTATQKALDALASTLATCGCK encoded by the coding sequence GTGGTCGTGCCAGAGCTGAAGGCTTGGCGGGCCGCGAGACCGCATGTGGTGCGGGTCGCGCGGTCCGTGAGACCGCAACTCGTACGGGCCGTGGGAACAGTGAAGCCACCGCTCGTCCGGGCCGCAGGAGCCGTGAAGCCGCTGGTCACGCAGCCGTCGACCGTGCAGTTCACGGCGGGCGCCGCCACCCTCGGACTCGTCGTGGCGGCCACCGTGGTCACTGCGGCCGGGCCCTGGGACTCCACCGGTCAGCGTACGGCGGAGCGCGACTGGGCCGCATCGCAGGGGCGCGCAGGTGGCGCAGATCACGGTCATGTGTCCGGTACGTCCGGAAAGGCGCCGGCGCCCGCCCCCAGCGCCGCGTCCGTGCTCACCGGACTCGGCGGTTCCGTCGGCGCCGGGCCGTCCCCCACGGAGAAGGCCCTCGCCGACGTCCTCGGCCCGCTCCTCGACAACGCCGCGCTGGGCTCCGAACGCGCGGCCGCCGTCGTCGACCTGGCCACCGGAAAGCGCCTGTACGGCAAGGGCGCGGGCGACGCGCTGACCCCGGCGTCCACGACGAAGATCGCCACGGCCGTCGCAGCACTCACCGCGGCGGGCGCCGACCATCGCATCGAGACCCGTACGGTCCTGGAACCGGACACCGAGGAGGTCGTCCTCGTCGGCGGCGGCGACCCCACGCTGACCGCCCGCAAGGACGCGGAGGGCAACGCGAGCCTGCGCACCCTCGCCGACGAAACCGCCCGCGCCCTCAAGGACCGCAAAGCCCGTCGAGGTGCAGAGGTGACCCTCTCGTACGACACCTCGCTGTACGAGGGCCCCGACGTGCACCCCATCGGGCTCGACAACACCAATGTCGCCCGGGTCACCGCCCTGATGGCCGACGAGGGGCGGCTCGACGACACCTCAAGCGGCACCGCGAAGCGCAGCGAGGACCCGGCGGCCGACGCGGCGAAGAAGTTCGCGGATCTGCTGAAGGACCGCGGCATCAAGACCACGGTCCCCGGCCCCTCCAAGGCGACCGACCGCGCCAAGGCCCTCGCCACGGTGAAGTCCCCGCCCCTGTCCGCCCTGGTCGAACGCATGCTGACCAACAGCGACAACGACATCGCCGAGGCCCTGGCCCGCCAGACGGCCGTCGCCGCGGACGAACCGGCGAGCTTCAAGGGCGGCGGCACCGCCATCCGCAAGCAGCTGAAGAAGCTCGGACTGCCGCTCAAGGGCGCGGAGTTCGCCGACGGCAGCGGCCTGGACCGCGCCGACAAGCTCACCGCGGACCTGCTCACCGCCCTGCTGGCCAAGGCCGCCGACCCCGCCCACCCGGAGCTGCGCGCCGCCCTCACAGGCCTCCCCGTGGCCGGTTTCACCGGCACCCTCAGCACGCGCTACGCCGGCCAGCCCGGCACCGGCCTCGTACGCGCCAAGACGGGCACCCTGACCGGCGTACACACCCTGGCGGGCACCGTTGTGGACACGGACGGCCACCTCCTGGCCTTCGCCTTCCTGACGGCCTCCGACCCACCCACAGAGCCGACGGCAACCCAGAAGGCCCTGGACGCCCTGGCATCAACACTGGCGACCTGCGGCTGCAAGTGA
- a CDS encoding DedA family protein: MTTTLALGPSWLDPDYLLDSFGIWGLLLIVFAESGLLIGFFLPGDSLLFTAGLLITSNQLDFPLWAAIVLICIAAIVGDQVGYMFGKKVGPSLFTRPDSRLFKQENVVKAHEFFEKYGPKSLVLARFVPIVRTFTPIIAGVSGMKYRSFLIFNVVGGILWGAGVTLLGSWLGQIDFVKKNIEPILLLIVFISVVPIIIEFMRARSKSKKNPQQQPPAPQVMDDQTTQLRRIPPAHENGQNGQDDYYGNNANGGQNQQYQQQPYTPDQGYDQNYGGYPQDQYAQQYPQNYPPQNQQQYPQPPYPQDPNQGQQYPQNQGHPYGQNYPQN, encoded by the coding sequence GTGACGACGACGCTTGCCCTCGGCCCAAGCTGGTTGGATCCGGACTACCTTCTCGACTCGTTCGGCATCTGGGGCCTGCTCCTGATCGTCTTCGCCGAGTCCGGCCTGCTCATCGGCTTCTTCCTGCCGGGTGACTCCCTGCTGTTCACGGCGGGTCTGCTGATCACGTCGAACCAGCTGGACTTCCCGCTCTGGGCCGCCATCGTTCTGATCTGCATCGCCGCGATCGTCGGCGACCAGGTGGGCTACATGTTCGGCAAGAAGGTGGGGCCGTCGCTCTTCACCCGGCCGGACTCGCGCCTCTTCAAACAGGAGAACGTGGTCAAGGCCCACGAGTTCTTCGAGAAGTACGGCCCCAAGTCCCTGGTCCTGGCCCGCTTCGTGCCCATCGTGCGGACGTTCACGCCGATCATCGCCGGTGTCAGCGGCATGAAGTACCGCTCGTTCCTGATCTTCAACGTGGTCGGCGGCATCCTCTGGGGCGCGGGCGTCACACTGCTCGGCTCCTGGCTCGGCCAGATCGACTTCGTGAAGAAGAACATCGAGCCGATCCTGCTCCTGATCGTCTTCATCTCGGTGGTCCCGATCATCATCGAGTTCATGCGGGCCCGCAGTAAGTCCAAGAAGAACCCGCAGCAGCAGCCCCCGGCGCCGCAGGTCATGGACGATCAGACGACCCAGCTCCGCCGCATCCCCCCGGCCCACGAGAACGGTCAGAACGGCCAGGACGACTACTACGGCAACAACGCCAACGGCGGCCAGAACCAGCAGTACCAACAGCAGCCCTACACCCCGGACCAGGGCTACGACCAGAACTACGGCGGCTACCCCCAGGACCAGTACGCCCAGCAGTACCCCCAGAACTACCCGCCCCAGAACCAGCAGCAGTACCCCCAGCCCCCGTACCCCCAGGACCCGAACCAGGGCCAGCAGTACCCCCAGAACCAGGGCCACCCGTACGGCCAGAACTACCCGCAGAACTGA
- a CDS encoding zinc-dependent metalloprotease, with protein sequence MTSIGGAEMVDWNLAVATATRLVRPGPEVSRDEARAVVAELRRHAKASEEHVRGFTRMGGDDLHDTPILVVDRPGWVRANVAGFRELLKPLLDKMQERRGSTPGGAVLGAVGGKVTGVELGMLLSFLSSRVLGQYETFAPATRELPAGENGGGRLLLVAPNIVHVERELDVQPHDFRLWVCLHEETHRTQFTAVPWLRDHLEGEIQSFLGETEVDPMTVLERIREAAQSLAGGRPEGEEGDDQRSIVEIVQTPAQREILGRLTAVMSLLEGHADFVMDGVGPAVVPSVAEIREKFQQRRARGASRLDLALRKLLGLDAKLRQYRDGERFVRAVVDEVGMDGFNRVWTSPNTLPTKSEIAKPADWVARVHRKAES encoded by the coding sequence ATGACGAGCATCGGTGGTGCGGAGATGGTCGACTGGAATCTCGCGGTGGCGACCGCGACCCGGCTCGTAAGGCCGGGCCCAGAAGTGAGCCGCGACGAGGCCAGGGCCGTCGTCGCGGAGCTGCGCCGGCACGCAAAGGCCTCGGAGGAGCACGTCCGCGGCTTCACGCGGATGGGTGGCGACGACCTCCACGACACCCCCATCCTCGTCGTCGACCGCCCGGGCTGGGTCCGGGCGAACGTCGCCGGGTTCCGGGAACTGCTCAAACCGCTGCTCGACAAGATGCAGGAACGTCGCGGCAGCACCCCCGGCGGAGCCGTCCTGGGCGCCGTCGGCGGCAAGGTCACCGGCGTCGAGCTGGGCATGCTGCTGTCCTTCCTCTCCTCCCGGGTCCTCGGCCAGTACGAGACCTTCGCCCCGGCCACGCGCGAACTCCCGGCCGGCGAGAACGGCGGCGGACGACTTCTCCTGGTCGCGCCGAACATCGTGCACGTGGAGCGCGAACTCGACGTCCAGCCCCACGACTTCCGGCTCTGGGTCTGCCTCCACGAGGAGACCCACCGCACGCAGTTCACGGCCGTGCCCTGGCTGCGTGACCACCTCGAGGGCGAAATCCAGTCTTTCTTGGGGGAGACCGAGGTCGACCCCATGACCGTCCTGGAGCGCATCCGCGAGGCCGCCCAGTCCCTCGCGGGCGGCCGCCCCGAGGGCGAGGAGGGCGACGACCAGCGCTCCATCGTCGAGATCGTGCAGACCCCCGCCCAGCGCGAGATCCTCGGCCGGCTGACCGCCGTGATGTCCCTCCTGGAGGGACACGCCGACTTCGTGATGGACGGCGTCGGCCCCGCCGTCGTCCCGTCCGTCGCCGAGATCCGCGAGAAATTCCAGCAGCGACGCGCCCGCGGCGCCTCCCGCCTCGACCTGGCCCTGCGCAAGCTCCTCGGCCTCGACGCCAAACTGCGCCAGTACCGCGACGGGGAGCGATTCGTCCGCGCGGTCGTGGACGAGGTCGGCATGGACGGCTTCAACCGGGTGTGGACCTCACCGAACACGCTCCCGACCAAGTCGGAGATCGCCAAACCGGCGGACTGGGTCGCGCGGGTGCACCGTAAGGCAGAGTCGTGA
- a CDS encoding YbjQ family protein — MGIEEYGGGQGPQPDVLVVTTNDVPGYRVEQVVGEVFGLTVRSRHLGSQIGAGLKSMIGGELKGLTKTLVETRNQAMERLVEQARARGANGVLAFRFDVTEASDVGTEVCAYGTAVVMVKE; from the coding sequence ATGGGAATCGAAGAATACGGCGGCGGTCAGGGACCCCAGCCCGACGTACTGGTCGTGACGACGAACGACGTGCCCGGCTACCGGGTCGAGCAGGTCGTCGGTGAGGTCTTCGGACTGACCGTGCGCTCCAGGCATCTGGGCAGCCAGATCGGCGCGGGTCTGAAGTCGATGATCGGCGGCGAGCTCAAGGGCCTCACCAAGACGCTGGTGGAGACCCGCAACCAGGCGATGGAACGGCTCGTCGAGCAGGCACGCGCGCGGGGCGCCAACGGTGTGCTGGCGTTCCGCTTCGACGTGACCGAGGCGTCGGACGTCGGAACGGAGGTGTGCGCGTACGGCACGGCCGTGGTGATGGTCAAGGAATAG
- a CDS encoding threonine/serine exporter family protein, translated as MTEPEAEDRKPQSDEARSAFVPPAGVVAQPAPVEEESSTTSEFALPKGLGVPQVPATDSEGSAFSTPRTYSAKHAPLAFTPPTGIPRVDLTKDVPWQDRMRTMLRMPVAERPVPETVQKTEDEGPAVPRVLDLTLRIGELLLAGGEGAEDVEAAMFAVCRSYGLDRCEPGVTFTLLSISYQPSLVEDPVTASRTVRRRGTDYTRLAAVYQLVDDISDDQTEVSLEESYRRLAEIRRNRHPYSGWVLTLATGLLAGAASVLVGGDAIVFVAAAVGAMLGDRLAWLCAGRGLPEFYQFTMAAMPAAAMGAALTIAHVDVRASAVITGGLFALLPGRALVAGVQDGLTGYYITAAARLLEVMYFYVGIVIGVLVILYFGVTLGAELNPDTALQSAERPYWQIAASMLLTLTFAVLLQQERSTVLIVTLNGGVAWSVYGAMHYAGEISPVASTAAAAGLVGLFGQLLSRYRFASALPYTTAAIGPLLPGSATYFGLLAIAQNDVDEGLVSLTKAAALAMAIAIGVNLGSEISRLFLRLPGASAGARRAAKRTRGF; from the coding sequence GTGACCGAGCCGGAGGCGGAAGACCGTAAGCCGCAGTCGGACGAGGCGAGGAGTGCGTTCGTCCCGCCCGCCGGTGTGGTGGCGCAGCCCGCGCCGGTCGAGGAGGAGTCCTCGACGACGTCGGAGTTCGCGCTTCCCAAGGGGCTCGGCGTCCCGCAGGTGCCCGCCACCGACTCGGAGGGGTCGGCGTTCAGCACGCCGAGGACCTACAGCGCGAAGCACGCGCCGCTCGCCTTCACCCCGCCCACCGGCATACCGCGGGTCGATCTCACCAAGGACGTCCCCTGGCAGGACCGGATGCGCACGATGCTGCGCATGCCCGTCGCCGAGCGGCCCGTCCCCGAGACCGTGCAGAAGACGGAGGACGAGGGTCCGGCCGTCCCGCGCGTGCTCGACCTGACCCTGCGTATCGGCGAGTTGCTGCTCGCCGGCGGCGAGGGCGCCGAGGACGTGGAGGCGGCGATGTTCGCCGTCTGCCGTTCGTACGGCCTCGACCGCTGCGAGCCGGGCGTCACCTTCACGCTGCTGTCCATCTCGTACCAGCCGTCGCTGGTCGAGGATCCGGTGACCGCGTCACGGACCGTACGGCGCCGGGGCACCGACTACACACGTCTGGCGGCCGTCTACCAGCTCGTCGACGACATCAGCGACGACCAGACCGAGGTCTCCCTGGAGGAGTCCTACCGGCGGCTCGCTGAGATCCGCCGCAACCGGCACCCGTACAGCGGCTGGGTGCTGACCCTCGCCACCGGGCTGCTCGCGGGCGCGGCCTCCGTGCTCGTCGGCGGTGACGCGATCGTGTTCGTCGCGGCCGCCGTCGGCGCGATGCTGGGCGACCGGCTGGCGTGGCTGTGCGCGGGGCGCGGGCTGCCGGAGTTCTACCAGTTCACGATGGCCGCGATGCCGGCCGCCGCGATGGGTGCCGCGCTGACGATCGCGCACGTCGACGTGCGGGCGTCAGCGGTGATCACCGGTGGGCTCTTCGCGCTGCTGCCCGGACGTGCGCTGGTGGCGGGCGTGCAGGACGGGCTGACCGGCTACTACATCACCGCGGCGGCCCGGCTCCTGGAAGTCATGTACTTCTACGTCGGCATCGTCATCGGCGTCCTCGTGATCCTGTACTTCGGCGTGACGCTGGGCGCCGAACTCAATCCGGACACGGCCCTGCAGTCCGCCGAGCGGCCGTACTGGCAGATCGCCGCGTCGATGCTCCTGACGCTGACCTTCGCGGTGCTGCTCCAGCAGGAACGTTCCACTGTGCTGATCGTGACGCTCAACGGGGGCGTGGCGTGGAGTGTGTACGGGGCCATGCACTACGCGGGCGAGATCTCGCCCGTCGCCTCCACGGCCGCGGCGGCCGGGCTCGTGGGGCTGTTCGGACAGCTGCTGTCGCGGTACCGGTTCGCTTCGGCGCTGCCTTACACCACCGCGGCGATCGGGCCCCTGTTGCCGGGGTCGGCCACGTATTTCGGGCTGCTGGCGATCGCTCAGAACGATGTCGACGAGGGGCTGGTGTCGCTGACGAAGGCGGCCGCTCTTGCGATGGCCATCGCTATCGGGGTGAATCTGGGGTCCGAGATTTCTCGGCTGTTCCTGCGTCTGCCCGGGGCTTCCGCCGGGGCGCGGAGGGCGGCGAAGAGGACCCGCGGGTTCTGA
- the hpt gene encoding hypoxanthine phosphoribosyltransferase, giving the protein MRVDAKDLGTDLKSVLITKEEIDAKLGELAAKIDAEYAGKDLLIVGVLKGAVMVMADLARALSTPVTMDWMAVSSYGAGTQSSGVVRILKDLDTDIKGKHVLIVEDIIDSGLTLSWLISNLGSREPASLKVCTLLRKPEAAKVAIDVEWVGFDIPNEFVIGYGLDYAEKYRNLPFVGTLAPHVYGG; this is encoded by the coding sequence ATGCGGGTGGACGCGAAAGACCTGGGCACCGACCTCAAGTCGGTGCTCATCACCAAGGAAGAGATCGACGCGAAGCTGGGCGAGCTGGCTGCGAAGATCGACGCGGAGTACGCGGGCAAGGACCTGCTGATCGTCGGTGTCCTCAAGGGCGCCGTGATGGTCATGGCGGACCTGGCCCGGGCCCTGTCCACCCCCGTCACCATGGACTGGATGGCGGTGTCCTCGTACGGGGCGGGCACCCAGTCCTCCGGAGTGGTGCGGATCCTCAAGGACCTCGACACCGACATCAAGGGCAAGCACGTCCTGATCGTCGAGGACATCATCGACTCCGGGCTCACACTCTCCTGGCTCATCTCCAACCTCGGCTCCCGCGAGCCCGCGTCCCTCAAGGTGTGCACGCTGCTGCGCAAGCCGGAGGCCGCGAAGGTCGCGATCGACGTGGAGTGGGTCGGCTTCGACATTCCCAACGAGTTCGTCATCGGCTACGGCCTCGACTACGCGGAGAAGTACCGGAACCTGCCGTTCGTCGGTACGCTCGCGCCTCACGTCTACGGCGGCTGA
- the tilS gene encoding tRNA lysidine(34) synthetase TilS, translating into MGPHPAVAAIRLAVRRVLHDVLTDHTPSPDATSAPSASPGTSHEQPPPPLVLVACSGGADSMALASALAFEAPKLGIRAGGVTVDHGLQPGSDLRAAEVVLRLNELGLAPVESVAVSVGRDGGPEAAARDARYGALDAAAERHGAAAVLLGHTRDDQAETVLLGLARGSGIRSLSGMAAVSGGPGAARRYRRPFLHLDRQTARKACMVQSLPVWDDPHNADPAYTRSRLRHEGLPALEKALGKGVVEALARTAQLSRDDADALDAWAGQAEASVRDATGLLECAKLYALPPAVRRRILRRAAIEAGAPAGSLFARHIEEVDRLITGWRGQGAINLPGKVVAQRQGGRLVIRQG; encoded by the coding sequence ATGGGTCCCCATCCTGCGGTCGCGGCGATACGCCTGGCGGTCCGCCGCGTGCTCCATGACGTCCTCACCGATCACACGCCCTCACCCGACGCCACCTCCGCCCCCTCCGCCTCGCCCGGCACTTCGCACGAGCAGCCGCCCCCGCCGCTCGTGCTCGTCGCGTGCTCCGGCGGCGCCGACTCCATGGCGCTCGCCTCCGCCCTCGCCTTCGAAGCCCCCAAACTCGGCATCCGCGCCGGTGGTGTCACCGTGGACCACGGTCTGCAGCCCGGCTCCGACCTGCGCGCAGCGGAGGTGGTGCTGCGCCTCAACGAACTCGGCCTGGCCCCGGTCGAGTCCGTGGCCGTCAGCGTCGGCCGGGACGGCGGGCCCGAGGCCGCGGCCCGCGACGCCCGCTACGGCGCTCTGGACGCCGCCGCAGAGCGCCACGGCGCCGCCGCTGTCCTGCTCGGCCACACCCGCGACGACCAAGCCGAAACCGTCCTGCTCGGCCTGGCCCGCGGCTCCGGCATCCGTTCCCTGTCCGGAATGGCCGCCGTCTCCGGAGGACCGGGAGCCGCCCGTCGCTACCGCCGCCCCTTCCTGCACCTCGACCGGCAGACCGCCCGCAAGGCCTGCATGGTCCAGTCCCTGCCCGTGTGGGACGACCCCCACAACGCGGATCCGGCGTACACCCGTTCCCGGCTGCGCCACGAGGGACTGCCCGCCCTGGAGAAGGCGCTCGGCAAGGGCGTCGTCGAGGCACTCGCCCGTACGGCTCAGCTGTCCCGTGACGACGCCGACGCGCTCGACGCGTGGGCGGGTCAGGCCGAGGCGTCCGTACGCGACGCCACGGGCCTCCTGGAGTGCGCCAAGCTGTACGCCCTGCCGCCCGCCGTGCGCCGCCGCATCCTGCGCCGCGCCGCCATCGAGGCCGGGGCGCCCGCCGGTTCGCTGTTCGCCCGGCACATCGAAGAGGTCGACCGGCTGATCACCGGCTGGCGCGGTCAGGGAGCCATCAACCTCCCGGGCAAAGTCGTCGCCCAGCGGCAGGGTGGCAGACTGGTGATTCGGCAAGGCTGA